One genomic window of Pocillopora verrucosa isolate sample1 chromosome 8, ASM3666991v2, whole genome shotgun sequence includes the following:
- the LOC136283002 gene encoding craniofacial development protein 2-like has product MIEPIKVDPTGKNDPAGLNSLSGYLSDKRAWNVRTTNDSDFSIRPERATALICRELEKASIDICALSEVRRPGTRNIGERSHTIFWSGGEERTAGIGFAVSNLLDTQGISPTPISDRLMSMRIQLKGGDNLTFISVYPPAIQRPQEEKEQFYECVSAAEMDSVIILGDFNACVASDWKSWPNVIGKHGVGKMNSNGLILLEFCTRFQLSFMGTMFQLKHSLKNTWQHLRSKH; this is encoded by the exons ATGATTGAACCAATCAAAGTTGATCCAACCGGCAAGAACGATCCAGCTGGTTTAAACTCCTTAAGTGGTTATTTAAGTGACAAAA GAGCTTGGAATGTTCGTACGACCAACGACAGTGACTTTTCAATAAGACCGGAGCGAGCAACTGCCCTCATCTGTCGTGAATTAGAGAAAGCAAGCATCGACATCTGTGCTCTAAGTGAGGTTCGACGACCTGGCACAAGAAACATAGGCGAAAGGAGTCATACAATTTTCTGGAGTGGAGGAGAAGAGAGAACAGCGGGCATTGGTTTTGCTGTCTCCAACTTGCTAGATACTCAAGGTATTAGCCCTACACCGATCAGCGACAGACTCATGTCAATGCGCATACAGCTTAAGGGTGGCGACAATCTAACATTCATCAGCGTTTATCCACCAGCCATACAAAGACCGCAGGAAGAAAAGGAACAGTTCTATGAATGTGTATCAGCTGCCGAAATGGACAGCGTTATCATTCTAGGTGACTTTAACGCTTGTGTGGCTTCCGACTGGAAATCATGGCCGAATGTCATCGGGAAGCATGGTGTTGGAAAGATGAATTCCAACGGTCTTATACTCTTAGAATTTTGCACCAGATTCCAGCTTAGTTTCATGGGCACGATGTTCCAACTGAAACACAGCTTAAAGAACACATGGCAGCACCTTCGTTCAAAACACTAG